A part of Rhinolophus ferrumequinum isolate MPI-CBG mRhiFer1 chromosome 11, mRhiFer1_v1.p, whole genome shotgun sequence genomic DNA contains:
- the LOC117029737 gene encoding olfactory receptor 51F2-like — MSSSSNITSSSVIFFLTGVPGLEGAHACISIPFCCLYFTALSGNGIILIVLITESNLHEPMYYFLSILSTTNLGLCISTLVTMLDIFWFNTREINFHACVAQTFFIQLFTAMESIVLLAMAFDHFIAICNPLRYATILTDSRIVKVWFAILVSGTVILMPLVLLLKQLSFCQSYVLHRSYCFHPDIIQLSCSDNKINGVLGLTALIVTAGVNSTFILLFYILIMKTILSFVSPEEQHKAFSTCTSHIGTVTVFYIPLMILCFVHRFGGKLPPYVHTLMPNMYLLIPPVRNPIIYSVKTKQIRRAIKKVLFPKGSEISF; from the coding sequence ATGTCATCTTCCTCTAACATTACTTCCTCTTCTGTGATCTTTTTCCTGACAGGAGTCCCAGGACTAGAAGGTGCCCATGCCTGCATCTCCATCCCCTTCTGCTGTCTCTACTTCACTGCCCTCTCTGGGAATGGTATAATCCTAATTGTCCTCATCACTGAGTCGAATCTCCATGAACCTATGTACTATTTCCTCTCTATACTCTCAACCACCAACCTGGGCTTGTGTATTTCGACATTAGTCACTATGCTGGACATATTCTGGTTCAATACAAGAGAGATCAATTTCCATGCTTGTGTTGCCCAGACATTCTTCATTCAACTCTTTACTGCCATGGAGTCCATAGTGCTCCTAGCAATGGCATTTGACCACTTCATTGCCATTTGTAACCCACTGAGATATGCTACAATCTTGACTGATTCCAGAATCGTCAAAGTGTGGTTTGCCATTCTCGTCAGCGGTACCGTGATCCTAATGCCTCTGGTCCTGCTTCTTAAACAACTATCCTTCTGCCAAAGCTATGTGCTCCATCGTTCTTATTGTTTCCATCCTGATATAATCCAGCTCTCATGTTCTGACAATAAGATCAACGGTGTTTTAGGACTTACTGCCCTCATAGTTACTGCAGGAGTGAACTCCACCTTTATTCTTCTCTTCTATATCCTGATTATGAAGACCATCTTAAGCTTTGTTTCCCCAGAAGAACAGCATAAGGCCTTTAGCACTTGTACCTCCCACATAGGTACTGTTACTGTCTTCTACATCCCTCTCATGATCTTGTGCTTTGTCCATAGGTTTGGGGGAAAGTTGCCCCCTTATGTGCATACTCTTATGCCCAATATGTATTTGCTTATTCCACCAGTGAGGAATCCCATTATTTATAGTGTGAAAACCAAGCAGATCCGTAGGGCCATTAAAAAAGTTCTCTT
- the LOC117030875 gene encoding olfactory receptor 51F2, with product MLELNNTNDQPLTFLLTGIPGLAAAQVWISIPICLLYVTALSGNSMILFMVIHEQSLHETMYYFLSMLSATDLSLSLCTLATTLGVFWFEARKINLNACITQMFFLHAFTFMESGVLLAMAFDRFVAICDPLRYTTILTNARIAQIGVSILIRNVAVMLPVVLFVKRLSFCNSMVLSHSYCYHVDLIQLSCTDNRINSILGLFALFSTTGFDCPCILLSYVLIIQSVLNIASSEGRQKAFNTCISHISAVAIFYIPLISLSLVHRYGHSAPPFVHTIMANVFLLIPPVLNPIIYSVKTKQIRKVIVKILIQKQLQI from the coding sequence ATGTTGGAGCTCAATAATACCAATGATCAGCCTCTGACATTTCTCCTGACGGGTATCCCAGGCCTGGCAGCAGCCCAGGTGTGGATCTCCATTCCTATTTGTCTCCTGTACGTCACTGCCCTGTCTGGGAACAGCATGATCCTGTTTATGGTCATTCATGAGCAGAGCCTCCATGAGACcatgtattatttcctttctatgcTGTCAGCCACAGACCTGAGCTTATCCCTGTGCACACTTGCCACTACTCTTGGTGTGTTCTGGTTTGAAGCCCGAAAGATCAACTTAAATGCTTGTATTACGCAGATGTTCTTTCTCCATGCATTTACTTTCATGGAGTCTGGGGTTCTGCTGGCCATGGCCTTTGATCGTTTTGTGGCCATCTGTGACCCACTGAGATACACCACAATCCTCACCAATGCCAGGATTGCCCAGATTGGGGTGAGCATATTGATAAGGAATGTTGCTGTCATGCTGCCGGTTGTGCTGTTTGTCAAGAGGCTGTCCTTCTGCAATTCTATGGTCCTTTCACATTCTTACTGCTACCATGTTGATCTCATTCAACTCTCATGCACAGACAACAGAATCAACAGCATCCTTGGTCTGTTTGCACTCTTCTCCACAACAGGATTTGACTGTCCTTGCATCTTGCTCTCCTATGTTCTGATCATCCAATCTGTCCTCAACATTGCTTCCTCAGAGGGACGGCAGAAAGCCTTCAATACTTGCATATCGCACATCAGTGCTGTTGCCATCTTCTACATCCCTCTCATCAGCTTGTCTCTTGTCCATCGCTATGGACATTCAGCACCTCCATTTGTCCACACCATCATGGCCAATGTCTTCCTGCTCATCCCTCCTGTGCTCAACCCTATCATCTACAGTGTGAAGACGAAGCAGATTCGAAAGGTTATTGTCAAGATCTTAATTCAGAAGCAGCTCCAAATCTAA
- the LOC117030814 gene encoding olfactory receptor 51F1-like has translation MPIYDNSTFPTFLLTGVPGLEWAHAWISIPFCCLYLTALSGNTLILFIVLTEPSLHEPMYYFLSMLSTTDIGLCISTLVTVLGILWVNAREISFNACLLQMFFIHLFTFMESSVLLAMAFDRFVAISNPLRYATILTHERIAQIGLAVITRGTVILIPLVLLLKRLAFCHSHVLHHSYCFHPDVMKLSCSDTKINSAFGLTAIISTAGVDSFFILLSYVLIIHSVLNIASPEERKKAFSTCISHISAVAIFYIPLISLSFVHRFGKHVPPFVPTLIANVYLLIPPVMNPIIYSVKTKQIQKAVFKLVCSKRTYI, from the coding sequence ATGCCAATCTACGATAACTCCACCTTCCCTACTTTCCTCTTGACTGGCGTCCCTGGTCTTGAATGGGCCCATGCCTGGATCTCCATCCCCTTCTGCTGCCTCTACTTAACTGCGCTTTCTGGGAATACTTTGATCCTGTTCATAGTTCTCACTGAGCCAAGCCTCCATGAGCCCATGTACTATTTCCTCTCCATGTTGTCCACCACTGACATTGGCTTATGCATCTCCACACTGGTGACAGTACTGGGAATATTATGGGTCAATGCCCGGGAAATCAGCTTCAATGCTTGCTTATTGCAAATGTTCTTCATTCACCTATTCACTTTCATGGAATCTTCGGTGCTCCTGGCTATGGCCTTTGATCGTTTTGTGGCCATTTCCAACCCCTTGAGATATGCTACTATTCTAACTCATGAAAGGATTGCACAGATTGGTTTGGCAGTCATTACCAGGGGGACTGTCATTCTGATACCACTTGTCCTACTTCTTAAACGTCTAGCATTCTGCCACAGCCATGTACTCCATCACTCCTACTGCTTCCACCCTGATGTGATGAAGCTCTCATGTTCAGATACAAAGATCAATAGTGCATTTGGACTGACTGCAATTATTTCTACCGCTGGAGTGGACTCTTTCTTTATCCTGCTTTCCTATGTCTTGATCATTCACTCGGTTCTCAACATTGCATCCCCCGAGGAGAGGAAAAAAGCCTTCAGCACCTGCATTTCTCATATCAGTGCTGTAGCCATATTCTACATCCCTTTGATCAGCCTGTCTTTTGTTCACAGATTTGGAAAACATGTTCCTCCCTTTGTGCCCACACTCATTGCTAATGTATATTTGCTTATTCCTCCTGTGATGAACCCCATCATCTATAGTGTGAAAACAAAGCAGATTCAAAAAGCTGTGTTCAAACTTGTCTGTTCCAAGAGAACTTATATTTAA
- the LOC117031083 gene encoding olfactory receptor 51S1 → MSTFLTQASPNSSTSMAPTFLLVGLPGLSAVPSWWTILLITVYSLSVLGNGTILWVLALEPTLHRPMYFFLSLLSVSDVGLATALMPTLLGLALADAHAVPASACLLQMFFVHVFSIMESSVLLTMALDRTLAICRPLHYPALLTNDVISKISLAIVFRSLGLHLPLPFLLAHMPYCHPQVLTHSYCLHPDMTRLACPGAWGAVYSLFVVLSAMVLDPLVIFFSYGLIGRVLRGLGSSENRWKAGQTCAAHLSAVLFFYVPMILLALIDHLKVPIPQPAHTLLSYVHFLLPPLINPILYSVKMKEIRERILKRLQPRKVGCAQ, encoded by the coding sequence ATGTCAACATTCCTCACCCAGGCATCCCCCAATAGCAGCACTTCAATGGCCCCCACCTTCCTGTTGGTGGGCCTGCCAGGCCTGTCAGCTGTACCCTCCTGGTGGACAATACTCCTCATCACTGTCTACAGTCTCTCTGTTTTGGGCAATGGTACTATCCTCTGGGTCCTTGCCCTGGAGCCCACTCTGCATCGCCCaatgtacttcttcctctccctgcttAGTGTGTCTGATGTTGGCCTGGCCACAGCCCTGATGCCCACTCTGCTGGGTCTTGCCCTTGCTGATGCTCATGCTGTCCCTGCCTCAGCCTGCCTCCTACAGATGTTCTTTGTCCATGTCTTTTCCATCATGGAGTCTTCTGTCTTACTCACCATGGCCTTAGATCGGACACTGGCTATCTGCCGCCCTCTCCACTATCCAGCACTCCTTACCAATGATGTCATCAGTAAGATCAGCCTGGCCATTGTTTTCCGAAGCCTGGGTCTCCATCTGCCCCTGCCATTTCTACTGGCCCACATGCCCTACTGCCACCCACAGGTCCTGACCCATTCTTACTGCTTGCATCCAGATATGACCCGATTGGCCTGCCCAGGAGCTTGGGGTGCTGTCTATAGCCTCTTTGTGGTCCTGTCAGCTATGGTATTGGACCCCTtggttattttcttctcttatggTCTAATTGGCAGGGTATTGCGAGGTTTGGGATCCAGTGAGAATCGCTGGAAGGCTGGCCAAACCTGTGCTGCCCATCTCTCTGCTGTGCTCTTCTTCTACGTGCCCATGATCCTCCTGGCACTCATTGACCATCTTAAGGTGCCAATCCCTCAGCCTGCCCATACTCTTCTCTCCTATGTCCACTTCCTGCTTCCTCCATTGATAAACCCTATTCTCTATAGTGTCAAGATGAAGGAGATTAGAGAGAGAATACTCAAGAGGTTGCAGCCCAGAAAGGTGGGTTGTGCTCAATGA
- the LOC117030835 gene encoding olfactory receptor 51F1-like: protein MLQILDNMEILRNLTSTFPTFLLTGIPGLETVHTWISIPFCCLYAIALSGNSMILFVVITQQSLHEPMYYFLSMLSATDLGLTVSTMLTTLATLWFNAREISLDTCIIQMFFLHGFTFMESGVLVAMAFDRYVAICYPLRYTTILTNSRIIQIGLLMITRTVVLVVPLLLLLKPLYFCKTNVLSHSYCYHPDVIKLACSDTRANSICGLIDLSLTTGVDTPCIVLSYILIIRSVLSIASPEERHKTFSTCVSHIGAVTIFYIPMMSLSLVHRYGLSAPKVVHSMMANIYLLLPPVLNPIIYSVKTKQIRRAILRLLLTK, encoded by the coding sequence ATGCTACAAATTCTGGACAACATGGAGATCTTAAGGAACTTGACATCTACATTTCCAACTTTCTTGTTGACCGGTATTCCTGGCCTAGAGACTGTCCATACCTGGATCTCCATTCCCTTCTGCTGTCTCTATGCCATCGCCCTGTCTGGGAACAGCATGATCCTCTTTGTCGTCATTACCCAGCAGAGTCTCCATGAGCCCATGTACTATTTCCTCTCCATGCTGTCAGCCACTGACTTGGGCTTGACTGTTTCTACCATGTTGACAACATTAGCTACCCTCTGGTTTAATGCAAGAGAAATCAGTCTAGATACCTGCATTATTCAGATGTTTTTTCTTCATGGATTTACCTTCATGGAATCTGGGGTGCTGGTGGCTATGGCCTTTGACCGCTACGTGGCAATCTGTTACCCTCTGAGGTACACTACCATTCTCACTAATTCTAGAATCATTCAGATTGGCCTCTTAATGATTACACGCACTGTAGTGTTAGTAGTACCACTACTCTTGCTCCTTAAACCCCTCTATTTCTGTAAAACGAACGTCCTTTCCCATTCCTACTGTTACCAtccagatgtgattaaattagcATGTTCAGATACTCGGGCCAACAGCATCTGTGGGTTAATTGATCTCAGCCTGACCACGGGGGTGGATACACCATGCATTGTCCTGTCTTATATCTTGATCATTCGCTCTGTGCTCAGCATTGCCTCCCCTGAAGAAAGACACAAGACCTTTAGCACCTGTGTCTCCCACATTGGAGCCGTCACTATtttctacatccccatgatgagCTTGTCCTTGGTGCATCGATATGGTCTATCAGCCCCCAAAGTGGTCCATTCGATGATGGCCAATATATACCTGCTTTTGCCTCCTGTGCTCAACCCCATCATCTAcagtgtaaaaacaaaacagatccgCAGGGCTATACTCAGGCTTCTCCTTACAAAATAA